The Methanomicrobiales archaeon HGW-Methanomicrobiales-1 genome includes a region encoding these proteins:
- a CDS encoding SAM-dependent methyltransferase → MVPPDPLPSFTWNAADYHKSSPAQQLWAQELIAKLRLSGHERVLDIGCGDGKVTAAIAACVPEGSVTGIDNSPEMCRFAREHFLPSTHQNLTFVRMDASHLEFSGKFDVVFSNAALHWIFDHKPLLAGIARCLCPGGRLLVQMGGKGNAAQTFEALEVLLENPRWCQYFDGFSFTFGFFGPEEYRQWLAGAGLEPVRVELIPKDMVYPDREAFAGWIRTTWLPWMARLPEDEQPAFIRALIDEYLALYPAGADGVIHVGMVRLEAEAIKRV, encoded by the coding sequence ATGGTACCCCCGGATCCATTACCGTCATTTACCTGGAACGCCGCAGACTACCACAAGAGTTCACCCGCCCAGCAGCTCTGGGCGCAGGAACTGATTGCCAAACTCAGGCTCTCCGGGCATGAACGGGTCCTTGATATCGGTTGCGGGGACGGGAAGGTGACCGCTGCGATCGCAGCGTGTGTGCCGGAAGGGTCGGTGACAGGTATTGACAATTCACCGGAGATGTGCCGTTTTGCCCGGGAACATTTCCTTCCCTCCACTCACCAAAACCTCACCTTTGTCCGGATGGATGCCAGTCATCTGGAGTTTTCCGGGAAGTTCGATGTTGTTTTCTCGAATGCCGCACTCCACTGGATTTTCGATCATAAACCCCTGCTTGCAGGAATTGCCCGCTGTCTCTGTCCGGGGGGAAGGCTGCTTGTCCAGATGGGCGGGAAAGGGAACGCAGCACAGACATTCGAAGCACTTGAAGTCCTGCTCGAAAATCCCCGCTGGTGCCAGTACTTTGATGGTTTCTCCTTCACTTTCGGTTTTTTTGGTCCGGAAGAATACCGGCAGTGGCTGGCAGGTGCAGGACTTGAGCCGGTCCGGGTGGAGCTGATCCCAAAGGATATGGTGTATCCCGACCGGGAGGCATTTGCCGGTTGGATCCGCACCACCTGGCTCCCGTGGATGGCGCGTTTGCCGGAGGATGAGCAACCGGCATTTATCAGGGCACTTATCGATGAATATCTCGCACTGTATCCGGCTGGCGCTGACGGAGTGATCCATGTCGGGATGGTGCGGCTGGAAGCCGAAGCGATAAAACGTGTCTGA
- the trpD gene encoding anthranilate phosphoribosyltransferase — protein MMIKETLMKLAERQDLAAPEAAEVMRTIMEGRASQAQIGALLLALHMKGENAEEIAAFARVMRDHAITVKPVTQRTLVDTCGTGGDGAHTFNISTASAFVAAGAGCPVVKHGNRGVSSKCGSADVLAALGVGLAPAPEVQARIVEDVGIAFFFAPNYHPAMKHAMIARQEIGCRTVFNILGPLANPAGAQAQVLGVYRPDLTGTLAEVLRILGLSRAMVVHGSGLDEITTTGDTVIAELGNGAIRTYTLRCDTFGIAPARPADLAGGDAEQNARIICDLLHGERGAARDIVLMNAGAAIYVGGMAQDLHEGIRLAAVSIDSGNAAARLDALVDATRGAA, from the coding sequence ATGATGATCAAAGAGACCCTCATGAAACTTGCTGAACGGCAGGACCTTGCTGCACCCGAAGCTGCAGAGGTGATGAGAACGATCATGGAGGGGAGAGCCTCTCAGGCACAAATCGGCGCCCTGCTCCTTGCTCTGCATATGAAAGGCGAAAACGCCGAAGAGATCGCTGCGTTTGCACGGGTGATGCGGGATCATGCTATCACGGTAAAACCGGTGACCCAGAGAACACTGGTAGATACCTGCGGCACCGGGGGTGACGGGGCTCATACATTCAATATCAGCACAGCCTCTGCCTTTGTCGCTGCGGGAGCAGGATGCCCGGTTGTCAAGCACGGCAACCGGGGCGTGAGCAGCAAATGCGGTTCGGCAGATGTCCTCGCAGCACTGGGAGTCGGTCTCGCACCTGCCCCGGAAGTGCAGGCGCGTATAGTGGAAGATGTCGGGATTGCCTTCTTCTTTGCCCCAAACTATCATCCTGCCATGAAACATGCCATGATCGCCCGGCAGGAGATCGGGTGCAGGACTGTGTTCAACATTCTCGGTCCGCTGGCAAACCCGGCCGGTGCGCAGGCACAGGTGCTCGGGGTCTACCGGCCGGACCTTACCGGTACCTTAGCAGAGGTGCTCAGGATTCTCGGGCTCTCGCGGGCAATGGTAGTCCATGGATCCGGGCTTGACGAGATCACCACAACAGGGGACACGGTAATTGCAGAGCTCGGTAACGGAGCGATCCGGACGTACACCCTCCGGTGCGACACATTCGGTATTGCCCCCGCACGACCGGCCGATCTGGCAGGGGGGGACGCAGAGCAGAACGCCCGCATCATCTGCGATCTCCTCCACGGGGAGCGAGGGGCAGCACGGGACATCGTGCTCATGAACGCAGGAGCTGCGATATATGTCGGCGGGATGGCACAGGATCTTCACGAAGGGATACGACTCGCTGCTGTTTCCATAGATTCAGGAAACGCCGCTGCCCGGCTCGATGCACTGGTAGATGCGACACGGGGTGCCGCATGA
- a CDS encoding N-(5'-phosphoribosyl)anthranilate isomerase: MRIKCCGITRPEDARYAEACGTDAIGVVVFSPTSKRSVTPERAREIFDAVGLFTTTVAVSHTTSLEDIGHILALHPDAIQISHPFVFQEKPDTKVIRVIGRDDPLPIDCDAIIVDESHGSGKPFDLSHARDAVQRSGLPVILAGGLTPENVGDAIRQVHPYAVDVASGIETAPGIKDHTKIAAFIAAARRT; this comes from the coding sequence ATGCGCATAAAGTGCTGCGGGATCACCCGGCCGGAGGATGCCCGGTACGCGGAAGCATGCGGCACAGATGCGATTGGCGTTGTGGTATTTTCACCAACGTCAAAACGATCGGTGACTCCGGAACGGGCCCGCGAAATTTTTGATGCGGTCGGCCTCTTTACTACCACCGTCGCTGTCAGCCACACTACATCACTTGAAGATATCGGGCATATCCTTGCCCTGCACCCGGATGCGATCCAGATCTCGCACCCGTTTGTGTTCCAGGAAAAACCGGATACGAAAGTGATCCGGGTTATCGGGAGAGACGATCCGCTGCCGATCGATTGCGATGCCATCATTGTCGATGAGAGCCACGGCAGCGGGAAACCATTCGATCTCTCGCATGCCCGTGATGCAGTGCAGCGATCCGGATTACCGGTCATCCTTGCCGGGGGACTTACCCCGGAAAATGTGGGGGATGCCATCCGGCAGGTGCATCCGTATGCCGTTGATGTTGCAAGCGGCATCGAGACAGCACCGGGGATCAAAGATCATACAAAAATTGCCGCATTCATTGCGGCAGCACGGAGGACGTAA
- the trpE gene encoding anthranilate synthase component I produces the protein MNVNLKLNEYLTAVKDQPKPLIIPLCAELPLPDISPLDIYTGTRNGCGFLLESMEGSEKIARYSYIGIDPEFVVTIGKTVDVRGNERFTAIAKEPEGETPVDKIKSILSRFCYVNVKAPRFFGGMVGYFAYDCVYSLFEKVREGHNGIQQTAGNRASEDHDASFMLTKDCIVFDHAEKKLFIFSSPFLTYDSNLTEEYEQSIAKIRALSDRIAHLASGKNASETPKKASGKTPEYIPSVSQEAFERSVERVKEHIVAGDIFQAVISRRMVCAVKNDPFAIYAALREINPSPYMYYLDFGDEQVIGASPEMLVRVEKRRVTTVPIAGTRPRGRDAREDAQLTRDLLEDPKERAEHTMLVDLARNDIGRVCRFGSVEVGEFMGIEKFSHVQHIVSTVNGTLRDNLDCYDAFRSCFPAGTVSGAPKIRAMQIIGEEETQNRGLYAGAVGYIGFDRNLEFAIAIRTVIVKNGMASVQVGAGIVADSVPSNEWKETESKASAMLRAIERAGVSS, from the coding sequence ATGAACGTAAATCTTAAACTGAATGAATACCTGACCGCAGTAAAAGATCAGCCAAAACCGCTGATTATCCCGCTCTGCGCTGAGCTGCCTTTGCCGGATATCTCGCCGCTGGATATTTACACCGGGACCCGGAACGGTTGCGGGTTCCTGCTTGAATCAATGGAGGGGAGCGAGAAGATTGCCCGCTACTCCTATATCGGGATCGATCCCGAATTCGTGGTCACGATAGGAAAGACTGTGGATGTCCGGGGTAATGAGCGCTTTACAGCAATTGCAAAAGAGCCCGAGGGCGAGACACCGGTTGATAAGATCAAGTCGATACTCTCCCGGTTCTGCTACGTGAACGTTAAGGCGCCCCGGTTCTTCGGGGGGATGGTGGGTTACTTCGCGTACGACTGCGTGTACTCGCTCTTTGAGAAAGTACGCGAGGGGCACAACGGCATCCAGCAAACTGCCGGGAACCGTGCCAGCGAAGATCATGACGCCAGTTTCATGCTCACCAAGGACTGCATTGTTTTCGATCACGCTGAAAAGAAACTCTTCATCTTCTCCAGCCCGTTTCTGACATACGATTCCAACCTGACAGAAGAGTATGAACAGAGCATTGCGAAGATACGTGCATTAAGCGACCGTATTGCACACCTTGCATCAGGAAAGAACGCGAGTGAAACACCGAAGAAGGCGAGCGGTAAAACACCGGAGTATATCCCGTCAGTATCACAGGAAGCCTTTGAGCGATCTGTAGAACGGGTAAAAGAGCACATTGTCGCAGGGGACATCTTCCAGGCAGTGATCTCGCGCCGGATGGTGTGTGCAGTCAAAAACGATCCCTTCGCGATCTATGCGGCACTTCGGGAGATCAACCCGAGCCCGTACATGTATTATCTCGATTTCGGGGACGAGCAGGTTATTGGCGCAAGTCCCGAGATGCTCGTGCGGGTGGAGAAACGGCGGGTAACAACCGTGCCTATCGCCGGCACCCGCCCGAGGGGACGCGATGCCCGTGAGGATGCACAGCTCACCCGGGATCTTCTCGAAGATCCCAAGGAACGGGCAGAGCATACAATGCTCGTTGATCTCGCGAGAAATGATATCGGACGGGTCTGCCGGTTTGGTTCTGTCGAAGTCGGGGAGTTCATGGGTATTGAGAAGTTCTCCCATGTCCAGCATATCGTGTCCACGGTCAATGGCACTCTTAGGGATAACCTGGATTGTTATGATGCCTTCAGATCCTGTTTCCCTGCCGGAACAGTATCCGGTGCACCGAAAATCCGGGCAATGCAGATCATCGGCGAGGAGGAGACGCAGAATCGCGGGCTCTACGCCGGGGCGGTCGGCTACATCGGGTTTGACCGTAATCTCGAGTTTGCAATTGCAATCCGTACGGTGATTGTCAAAAACGGCATGGCATCGGTGCAGGTCGGTGCAGGAATTGTTGCTGATTCCGTCCCTTCCAATGAATGGAAGGAGACCGAGAGCAAGGCATCTGCGATGTTGCGGGCCATCGAGAGGGCCGGGGTGTCGTCATGA
- a CDS encoding aminodeoxychorismate/anthranilate synthase component II translates to MKVLIVDCYDSFTFNLYQQVGKLGGNPVVMTCDTPLEQLEKSGCDRIILSPGPGTPEESGVCMDVLETMSRTIPTLGVCLGHQAICTAFGGEVIRAGHLMHGKTSAIQHDGRGVFTGIPAPFTATRYHSLVARKDSLPSDLQVSATSLDDQYVMGVRHTRYPIEGVQFHPESILSREGDRIIQNFLDGKGRAS, encoded by the coding sequence ATGAAAGTCCTTATCGTGGACTGTTATGATAGCTTCACCTTCAACCTGTACCAGCAGGTGGGTAAACTCGGGGGAAACCCGGTAGTCATGACCTGCGACACCCCGCTGGAGCAACTCGAAAAGAGCGGGTGCGACCGGATCATCCTTTCACCCGGGCCGGGGACACCAGAAGAATCCGGTGTCTGTATGGACGTGTTAGAGACAATGAGCAGAACAATTCCCACGCTGGGGGTCTGTCTCGGGCACCAGGCAATCTGCACCGCTTTTGGCGGGGAGGTTATAAGGGCAGGACACCTGATGCATGGCAAGACTTCAGCAATCCAGCATGACGGACGGGGAGTGTTTACCGGAATACCGGCACCATTTACCGCAACGCGGTACCACTCGCTGGTTGCCAGAAAAGACTCCCTACCTTCAGATTTGCAGGTCTCTGCAACCAGCCTCGACGACCAGTACGTGATGGGGGTCCGGCATACGCGGTACCCGATCGAAGGGGTCCAGTTCCACCCGGAGAGTATCCTGTCGCGGGAAGGCGACCGGATAATCCAGAATTTCCTTGACGGCAAAGGAAGGGCATCATGA
- the ftsA gene encoding coenzyme F390 synthetase produces MPGGSYFDKQVETMERSDLDALIDERVRYTVQYAAEHSPFYRHWFRENRINPAEIRVHEDLLNLPVVSGKTIREHQPPATPEFEFLSTGWNDVFSIQETSGTSGTPKGFFLTWDDWKRYAEKYARSFVSQGFSEKDRIVVCASYGMNVGANTMTIAAQRIGMGIIPIGKCTFESRILKSYKPTAIVGSIFKLLRLARRLAAEGMKTSDTSIDKLVAGGESFADESRAYLSELWGVPVYNTYGSTEGTMCGECTQLAGLHVPEDLVHLDVYDPRMQSFVHDGECGRGVLTTLLPVGGKSGMMLINYDTEDTTVVLSKERCGCGRTHMRLVNPQREAETVWAFGNPFNRTDIEAAVFQPGNMAYITGEYEASVSNGEKPDQVVLRVNIECFDPERCDHRLIEEQFVSRFLKYKSLIAEHYHDGSFQITFNFTGLRGLDLYTKKGRPKRLVDQRVH; encoded by the coding sequence ATGCCCGGGGGATCGTACTTTGATAAGCAGGTCGAGACCATGGAACGCAGTGATCTCGATGCTCTTATTGATGAACGCGTGCGGTATACTGTGCAGTATGCCGCTGAACACTCCCCCTTCTACCGGCACTGGTTCCGTGAGAACCGCATCAATCCTGCAGAAATCCGGGTTCACGAGGATCTGCTCAACCTGCCGGTAGTTTCCGGAAAAACTATACGGGAGCACCAGCCCCCCGCCACACCGGAATTTGAATTCCTGTCCACTGGCTGGAATGATGTGTTTTCCATCCAGGAGACGAGCGGAACAAGCGGTACCCCCAAAGGTTTCTTCCTGACCTGGGATGACTGGAAACGGTACGCAGAGAAGTATGCCCGGAGTTTTGTCTCGCAGGGCTTTTCGGAAAAGGACCGGATCGTGGTCTGCGCCTCGTACGGTATGAACGTGGGTGCAAACACCATGACAATTGCAGCCCAGCGTATCGGTATGGGGATCATACCCATAGGTAAATGTACCTTTGAATCCCGAATCCTGAAAAGTTACAAACCCACCGCTATTGTGGGAAGTATTTTCAAATTGCTCAGGCTCGCACGACGCCTGGCAGCTGAAGGAATGAAGACCTCTGATACGTCAATTGATAAGCTTGTTGCAGGCGGTGAGAGTTTTGCCGACGAGTCCCGCGCCTACCTTTCTGAATTGTGGGGCGTGCCGGTGTACAATACCTATGGCAGTACAGAAGGGACCATGTGTGGTGAATGCACGCAGCTTGCAGGGCTTCACGTTCCCGAAGATCTTGTTCACCTGGATGTATACGATCCCCGGATGCAGTCATTTGTTCACGATGGCGAGTGCGGGAGGGGCGTACTCACTACGCTGCTGCCGGTTGGCGGGAAGAGCGGGATGATGCTGATCAATTATGATACGGAGGATACAACGGTAGTCCTTTCAAAAGAGCGGTGCGGATGCGGGAGGACCCATATGCGGCTGGTCAATCCCCAGCGGGAGGCAGAAACCGTCTGGGCATTCGGCAATCCCTTCAACCGGACTGACATAGAAGCGGCAGTCTTCCAGCCCGGGAACATGGCATATATTACCGGGGAATATGAAGCATCTGTATCCAATGGAGAGAAACCCGATCAGGTGGTTTTGCGGGTGAACATTGAGTGCTTTGATCCGGAACGCTGTGATCACCGGCTGATAGAAGAGCAGTTCGTTTCCCGGTTCCTTAAGTACAAATCACTGATTGCAGAGCATTACCACGATGGTTCGTTCCAGATAACATTCAATTTCACCGGGCTCCGCGGGCTCGATCTTTACACAAAGAAGGGTCGCCCGAAACGGCTGGTAGACCAAAGAGTGCACTGA
- a CDS encoding putative peptide-modifying radical SAM/SPASM domain-containing protein, with protein sequence MYFHLILTDECNLCCRYCRAKEFEVMEESDDETAPEIDIDPNLPRDLDFDLNLLYTFLQKDPAPTLTFYGGEPLMRADLVDRIVREAPVQQFMIQTNGLLLDQLAPEIVNRLSTILVSLDGGEDLTDGNRGMGVYRKVIENVRKIREGGYSGELIARMTVTERTDIAEAVHWLFQNPDYSFNSIHWQLDANFAGDFSRRHFAEWVNTSYNPGIRSLVADWVDRMELTGKVAKWYPFLDPMEDLLLGRKSHLRCGSGHANYSIMTDGHIAPCPAMVGMTDYYVGHIRTADPQHLDRILIAGECTGCGIYDFCGGRCLYSNITKPWNNAERKIVCGTVENLYTALKSEFPRVQRLIKNGTIAPDAFAHEKFNGCEIIP encoded by the coding sequence ATGTATTTCCACCTCATCCTCACCGACGAATGTAACCTCTGCTGCAGGTACTGCCGCGCAAAGGAATTTGAGGTAATGGAAGAGAGCGATGATGAAACCGCACCCGAAATTGATATCGATCCCAATCTTCCCCGGGATCTGGATTTCGATCTCAACCTGCTCTATACATTCCTGCAAAAAGATCCCGCACCCACGCTCACATTTTATGGAGGAGAGCCCCTCATGCGTGCGGATCTGGTTGACAGGATTGTGCGCGAGGCACCGGTACAGCAGTTCATGATCCAGACCAATGGGCTGCTGCTGGACCAGCTTGCTCCGGAAATCGTGAACCGTTTATCCACCATCCTCGTCTCACTGGACGGCGGGGAAGACCTGACCGACGGCAACCGGGGAATGGGAGTGTACCGGAAGGTGATAGAAAATGTCAGGAAAATACGGGAAGGCGGCTACTCGGGAGAACTCATCGCACGGATGACCGTGACCGAAAGGACCGATATCGCAGAAGCGGTCCACTGGCTTTTCCAGAACCCGGACTATTCATTCAATTCTATCCACTGGCAGCTGGACGCGAATTTTGCCGGGGATTTTTCACGGCGTCACTTTGCTGAATGGGTGAATACAAGCTATAATCCGGGGATCCGGTCTTTGGTTGCAGACTGGGTGGATCGTATGGAATTGACCGGGAAAGTAGCCAAATGGTACCCGTTCCTTGACCCGATGGAAGATTTATTGCTGGGCAGAAAAAGTCATCTCCGGTGTGGGTCGGGGCACGCGAACTACAGCATCATGACCGACGGGCATATCGCGCCCTGCCCGGCAATGGTCGGGATGACGGATTATTACGTGGGACATATCCGGACTGCCGACCCGCAACATCTTGACAGGATCTTAATCGCGGGGGAATGCACCGGGTGCGGGATTTATGATTTCTGCGGAGGACGGTGCCTGTACTCCAATATTACCAAGCCTTGGAACAATGCAGAGAGAAAGATCGTCTGCGGGACCGTGGAGAACCTCTACACGGCACTTAAGAGTGAATTTCCCCGCGTCCAGCGTTTAATTAAGAATGGTACGATTGCTCCCGACGCTTTTGCCCATGAAAAGTTCAACGGGTGCGAGATCATCCCGTAA
- a CDS encoding bifunctional metallophosphatase/5'-nucleotidase: protein MVSDSRKHRIPVELQIFFGFCILAILILAPILLSWYFPGTVPAMHTNATIHVKILAVNDFHGQLPPGQSMNKRPVGSAPVLASYLKSAMASGNADGIIIALPGDVVGASPPPSGLLADEPSLLFFNEFANPSCTGTIGTDPLCNMVATPGNHEFDRGTGELLRQVYGGNGTSPITHIIDPYPGSRSSYICANVVWNGNGTTIFPPYVIRNISGVPIAFIGADTVTTPERLAPHRADDVRFLNETESINRYVAEVRKDGIHAIVVLLHEGGVQQAYEGSTMDGTNVTGRVTGIVAGLDGDVDVVLSGHTHEFTNAWLPNAAGKPVLVTQAWSYSKGYADVDLVLDPASLDIVNKSARIVVAYADSPPGTAPDPEVAALLAKGGQAVAPVVGRQIAVIAQDITRDMNDSGESALGDLLADAQRSVMETDVAFITTGSIRSDLKQGNVTWGDLFTIQPFSGTVVSVKLTGQQIRDALERQWQEPLPPHPLGVSGLTYTYDATRPAGSRVQDVRIGGVPLDTAASYSAALMDYLSIGGDGYTVFTKGTLIASGPSDVDTLASYLGSFPRPMNATTDGRIRRIA from the coding sequence ATGGTATCCGATTCCCGGAAGCACAGGATCCCGGTCGAGTTGCAGATCTTTTTTGGATTCTGCATTCTTGCAATTCTCATACTGGCACCGATTTTGCTTTCATGGTATTTTCCCGGGACGGTCCCGGCAATGCACACGAATGCAACTATTCATGTGAAAATTCTCGCGGTAAACGATTTCCACGGGCAGCTGCCCCCGGGACAGTCTATGAACAAGCGCCCGGTGGGGAGTGCGCCGGTACTGGCATCCTACCTGAAATCGGCAATGGCATCCGGGAATGCAGATGGCATAATCATCGCCCTGCCCGGGGACGTTGTCGGGGCCTCTCCACCGCCGTCGGGGCTCCTTGCCGATGAACCGAGCCTGCTCTTCTTCAACGAATTTGCCAATCCATCCTGTACGGGAACGATCGGAACAGACCCCCTGTGCAATATGGTTGCAACCCCGGGGAACCATGAGTTCGACCGGGGCACCGGTGAGCTCTTGCGACAGGTGTACGGCGGCAACGGCACCTCACCGATTACCCATATTATCGATCCCTATCCCGGTTCCCGGTCATCCTATATCTGCGCCAATGTGGTATGGAATGGGAACGGCACTACGATCTTTCCCCCCTATGTGATACGGAACATCAGTGGGGTGCCCATCGCATTCATCGGGGCCGATACAGTGACAACCCCGGAGCGGCTGGCGCCTCACCGGGCGGATGATGTCCGTTTCCTCAACGAAACGGAGTCGATCAACCGGTACGTTGCCGAAGTCCGGAAGGACGGGATACATGCGATCGTTGTCTTGCTTCACGAAGGCGGGGTGCAGCAGGCCTACGAGGGTTCGACCATGGATGGGACCAATGTGACTGGCCGGGTCACGGGCATCGTCGCTGGTCTTGATGGGGATGTGGATGTGGTCCTCTCGGGCCATACCCACGAATTTACGAACGCCTGGCTCCCCAATGCTGCCGGAAAACCGGTGCTGGTCACGCAGGCATGGAGTTACAGCAAGGGGTACGCGGATGTGGACCTGGTCCTCGATCCCGCCAGCCTGGATATCGTGAATAAATCCGCCCGGATCGTGGTTGCCTATGCTGACAGTCCGCCTGGCACTGCCCCGGACCCGGAAGTGGCTGCACTCTTGGCAAAAGGCGGGCAGGCTGTTGCGCCTGTGGTCGGGCGGCAGATAGCAGTGATCGCACAGGACATCACCCGGGATATGAATGATTCCGGGGAATCCGCACTCGGGGATCTCCTTGCCGATGCACAGCGGTCGGTGATGGAGACGGATGTTGCATTCATCACGACCGGAAGCATTCGGTCTGATCTCAAACAGGGGAATGTGACGTGGGGCGACCTGTTTACTATCCAGCCATTTTCCGGAACAGTCGTGTCGGTGAAACTGACCGGGCAGCAGATCCGGGATGCGCTCGAGCGGCAGTGGCAGGAACCGCTGCCCCCGCACCCCCTCGGCGTGTCGGGGCTGACCTATACGTATGATGCGACACGGCCAGCCGGCAGCCGGGTGCAGGACGTCCGCATCGGAGGCGTCCCACTCGATACGGCAGCGAGTTACTCTGCGGCCTTGATGGATTACCTCTCCATAGGGGGTGACGGGTATACGGTATTTACGAAGGGAACCCTGATTGCGAGTGGGCCATCTGATGTCGATACGCTTGCGTCATATCTCGGATCCTTTCCCCGGCCGATGAACGCGACGACCGACGGGAGGATCCGGCGGATTGCCTGA
- a CDS encoding indole-3-glycerol phosphate synthase, with translation MILDEIIKRTEKRVALLPATFPENGTKTQVSLIDAIRNRNGRNAVIAEIKCASPSRGTIRRNVDMAMMAGALAGSGCVALSVLTEPYFFGGTGQDIARVKSAVSIPVLRKDFIIDEQQIAETRALGADAVLLIAAVLKERLPVFVDLAQEYGLEPLVEVHNAEEAETALATRAAMIGINNRNLATLTIDRSTTRLLSQSIRSAGRTIVSESGMRSADDIREMKHYCDAFLIGSSIMMHDRPEKKLEEFVCA, from the coding sequence ATGATCCTCGATGAGATCATCAAGCGTACCGAGAAACGGGTTGCCCTATTACCAGCAACATTTCCAGAGAATGGTACAAAAACTCAGGTTAGCCTTATCGATGCGATACGAAACAGGAACGGCAGGAATGCGGTGATCGCCGAGATCAAATGCGCATCACCCAGCCGGGGAACCATCCGCCGCAACGTGGACATGGCGATGATGGCAGGCGCACTTGCGGGGAGCGGGTGCGTGGCGCTCTCGGTACTGACCGAACCGTATTTCTTCGGGGGTACGGGGCAGGATATCGCCCGGGTGAAATCCGCAGTGAGCATCCCGGTGCTCAGGAAGGACTTCATCATCGACGAACAACAGATCGCAGAGACACGGGCACTCGGGGCTGACGCGGTGCTCCTGATCGCCGCAGTGCTCAAGGAGCGCCTGCCGGTCTTTGTCGATCTCGCACAGGAGTACGGGCTTGAACCGCTTGTCGAGGTCCACAATGCAGAAGAGGCAGAAACCGCACTTGCCACCCGTGCAGCAATGATCGGCATAAACAACCGCAATCTTGCAACCCTCACGATCGACCGTTCCACCACCCGGCTTCTCTCGCAGAGTATCCGGTCCGCAGGCAGAACGATCGTATCAGAAAGTGGTATGCGCTCAGCCGACGATATCCGGGAGATGAAACATTACTGCGATGCGTTCCTGATCGGTTCATCGATCATGATGCACGATCGCCCGGAAAAGAAACTCGAGGAGTTCGTATGCGCATAA